The following are encoded together in the Flavobacteriales bacterium genome:
- a CDS encoding acyl-CoA carboxylase subunit beta, with amino-acid sequence MNLEHNKNEDNLKLLVAEHRKKLSIIHKGGGQKKIDKQHAKGKMTARERINYLVDDTSDLVEIGAFAGFDMYKEHGGCPAGGVVVVIAKVQGKRCVVVANDATVKAGAWFPITGKKNLRAQEISIENNLPIIYLVDSAGVYLPMQDEIFPDKDHFGRIFRNNAIMSSKGITQIAAVMGSCVAGGAYLPIMSDESIIVDKTGSIFLAGSYLVKAAIGESIDNETLGGATTHCEVSGVTDYKAKDDQDALDKIKNIFEKIGKNETAGFNRIEAKEPRLEKDEIYKYVPIARNKPYEVRDIIESIADAGSIEEYKEEYGKTIVCSYARIDGWAVGIVANQREVVKSRKTGMQFGGVIYSDSADKAARFIMNCNQKKIPLVFLQDVTGFMVGSHSEHGGIIKDGAKMVNAMANSTVPKFTVVIGNSYGAGNYAMCGKAYDPRFMLAWPNAKLAVMGGAQAAKVLLQIEKASLKAKGEEISPEKEQEILTKITQKYDKQTEATYAAARLWYDAIIDPADTRQWISTGIDMANHKKVEKYNVGVIQT; translated from the coding sequence ATGAACTTAGAACACAATAAGAACGAAGATAACTTAAAGTTACTTGTAGCCGAGCATAGAAAAAAATTGTCTATTATTCACAAAGGTGGTGGACAAAAAAAGATTGATAAACAACACGCAAAAGGCAAAATGACTGCTAGAGAAAGAATCAACTATTTGGTAGATGACACCTCTGATCTAGTAGAAATAGGAGCTTTTGCAGGTTTTGATATGTATAAAGAACATGGCGGATGCCCTGCAGGTGGTGTAGTGGTTGTGATAGCCAAAGTACAAGGAAAAAGATGCGTAGTGGTAGCCAATGATGCTACTGTGAAGGCAGGAGCTTGGTTTCCTATTACAGGTAAGAAAAATTTAAGAGCACAAGAAATCTCTATTGAAAATAATCTTCCCATCATTTATCTTGTAGATAGTGCCGGAGTTTATTTACCTATGCAAGATGAGATTTTTCCTGATAAAGACCATTTTGGTAGAATTTTTAGAAATAATGCCATTATGAGCTCAAAAGGAATAACACAAATTGCCGCCGTAATGGGTTCTTGTGTAGCAGGAGGGGCTTATCTTCCTATCATGAGTGATGAATCTATCATTGTAGATAAAACAGGTAGTATATTTTTGGCAGGGTCCTACCTTGTAAAAGCTGCCATAGGAGAAAGTATAGATAACGAAACTCTAGGAGGAGCAACAACACACTGTGAAGTCTCAGGAGTTACAGATTATAAAGCCAAAGATGATCAAGATGCTCTTGATAAAATCAAGAATATTTTTGAGAAAATTGGGAAAAATGAAACCGCTGGTTTTAATAGAATAGAAGCCAAAGAACCCCGATTAGAAAAAGACGAAATCTATAAATACGTACCTATCGCAAGAAATAAACCTTACGAAGTAAGAGATATTATTGAAAGTATTGCCGACGCAGGAAGTATAGAAGAATATAAAGAGGAATATGGGAAAACTATTGTATGTAGTTATGCCCGTATAGACGGATGGGCTGTAGGAATTGTAGCGAATCAAAGAGAAGTCGTAAAATCTCGCAAAACAGGAATGCAATTTGGAGGAGTGATTTACTCAGACTCTGCAGATAAAGCAGCAAGATTTATCATGAATTGTAACCAAAAGAAAATTCCATTAGTTTTCTTGCAAGATGTTACAGGTTTTATGGTTGGGTCTCATAGTGAGCATGGAGGTATCATTAAGGATGGAGCCAAAATGGTAAATGCCATGGCAAACAGTACCGTTCCTAAATTTACCGTTGTTATAGGGAACTCTTATGGAGCTGGAAACTATGCAATGTGTGGAAAAGCTTATGATCCAAGATTTATGCTGGCTTGGCCAAATGCGAAACTAGCTGTAATGGGAGGAGCTCAAGCTGCCAAGGTTCTTTTACAAATAGAGAAGGCATCTCTTAAGGCCAAAGGGGAAGAAATTAGTCCTGAGAAAGAGCAAGAGATCTTGACAAAAATCACCCAAAAATACGACAAACAAACCGAGGCAACTTATGCTGCTGCACGCCTTTGGTATGATGCCATTATTGATCCAGCAGATACCCGCCAATGGATTTCAACAGGAATAGATATGGCAAACCACAAAAAAGTAGAGAAGTATAACGTAGGAGTAATTCAAACCTGA